The proteins below come from a single Dermatophilaceae bacterium Soc4.6 genomic window:
- the polA gene encoding DNA polymerase I, producing the protein MARLLLLDGHSLAYRAFYALPAENFSTKTGQTTNAVFGFTSMLINMLRDEEPTHLAVAFDLSRQTFRLEEYAEYKAGRAATPSEFSGQIPLMHEVLDALKIRYVEAPGYEADDIIATLTTQAEAQGMEVLICSGDRDAFQLVTDRVTLLYPVRGVSEMWRMTPAAVTEKYGVPPGLYSDLAALVGETSDNLPGVPGVGPKTAAKWIQQYDGLSGIVAHVDEIKGKAGQSLRDHLDDVLRNRRLNQLVRDVSLGIEVDELERQTWDREQVHQVFDGLEFRVLRERLFATLESATPEAESGFDVFGSVLESADVPLWLDEHSQDGDRVGVNVVGRWARGTGDVRGLALATVDGHAAYLDVTTLDEPAEQAVAGWLADPLRPKAIHDAKGPLQALASRGWALAGLTSDTALAAYLVKPDQRSYDLADLALRMLKRELTNDTDDHGQGMLAFDGDPDGDSEAQDAMVVARAVLELADALDAELVTRAADGLLRDVELPLVDVLAGMERVGIAVDVDALDALDADFADQVSRAQQAAWDAIGDDSVNLGSPKQLQEVLFERLGLPKTKRTKTGYTTDADALADLGRKVDHPFLMGVLAFRDASRLKVTVEGLLKSVAEDQRVHTTYLQTIAATGRLSSTDPNLQNVPIRTEEGRRIREMFVVGEGFESLMSVDYSQIEMRVMAHLSGDAGLIEAFRTGEDLHSYVGARVFGVGIEDVTSAQRSKVKAMSYGLAYGLSAFGLSKQLTIGTGEAKELMDEYFERFGGVRDYLRELVVEARATGFTATMLGRRRYLPDLNSDNRQRREMAERMALNAPIQGSAADIMKVAMLGVHRGLVGSGARSRMLLQVHDELVLEIAPGERDDVERLVRHEMGQAVTMDVPLDVSVGVGRSWHAAAH; encoded by the coding sequence GTGGCTCGACTCCTCCTGCTCGACGGACACTCCCTCGCCTACCGGGCGTTCTACGCGCTCCCCGCTGAGAACTTCTCGACCAAGACGGGGCAGACGACCAACGCGGTCTTCGGCTTCACGTCGATGCTCATCAACATGCTGCGCGACGAGGAGCCGACCCACCTGGCCGTGGCCTTCGACCTGTCGCGGCAGACGTTCCGCCTCGAGGAGTACGCGGAGTACAAGGCCGGGCGGGCGGCCACACCGTCCGAGTTCTCGGGCCAGATCCCGCTCATGCACGAGGTGCTCGACGCCCTGAAGATCCGGTATGTCGAGGCGCCCGGCTACGAGGCCGACGACATCATCGCCACGCTCACCACCCAGGCCGAGGCGCAGGGGATGGAGGTGCTGATCTGCTCCGGAGACCGTGACGCCTTTCAGCTGGTCACCGACCGGGTCACGCTGCTCTATCCGGTGCGGGGGGTCTCGGAGATGTGGCGGATGACCCCGGCGGCGGTCACCGAGAAGTACGGCGTCCCCCCAGGTCTCTACTCCGACCTGGCCGCGCTCGTGGGGGAGACCTCCGACAACCTCCCGGGGGTGCCCGGCGTCGGTCCCAAGACAGCGGCGAAGTGGATCCAGCAGTACGACGGCCTGAGCGGCATCGTGGCCCACGTCGACGAGATCAAGGGCAAGGCCGGTCAGTCGCTGCGCGACCACCTCGACGACGTCCTGCGCAACCGCCGCCTCAACCAGCTGGTGCGTGACGTCTCGCTGGGGATCGAGGTCGACGAGCTCGAGCGGCAGACGTGGGACCGCGAGCAGGTGCACCAGGTCTTCGACGGCCTCGAGTTCCGCGTCCTGCGGGAGCGTCTCTTCGCCACGCTCGAGTCCGCGACGCCCGAGGCCGAGTCCGGCTTCGACGTCTTCGGCTCGGTGCTCGAGTCGGCTGACGTGCCACTGTGGCTCGACGAGCACAGCCAGGACGGTGACCGGGTCGGGGTCAACGTCGTCGGTCGGTGGGCCCGCGGCACCGGTGACGTGCGGGGCCTCGCCCTGGCGACGGTCGACGGGCACGCGGCATACCTCGATGTGACGACGCTCGACGAGCCGGCCGAGCAGGCCGTCGCCGGGTGGCTGGCTGATCCCCTCCGGCCCAAGGCGATCCACGACGCCAAGGGGCCCCTGCAGGCGCTCGCGTCCCGGGGGTGGGCGCTCGCGGGCCTCACCAGCGACACCGCCCTGGCCGCCTACCTCGTCAAGCCCGACCAGCGGTCCTACGACCTGGCCGACCTCGCCCTGCGCATGCTCAAGCGCGAGCTGACCAACGACACCGACGACCACGGTCAGGGGATGCTCGCCTTCGATGGCGACCCCGACGGCGACAGCGAGGCGCAGGACGCGATGGTCGTCGCCCGCGCGGTGCTCGAGCTGGCCGACGCGCTGGACGCCGAGCTCGTCACCCGCGCGGCGGACGGTCTGCTGCGCGACGTCGAGCTGCCGCTGGTCGACGTCCTGGCAGGGATGGAGCGGGTGGGCATCGCGGTCGACGTCGACGCGCTCGACGCCCTCGACGCCGACTTCGCCGACCAGGTCTCCCGGGCCCAGCAGGCAGCGTGGGACGCCATCGGTGACGACAGCGTCAACCTCGGCTCGCCCAAGCAGCTCCAGGAGGTGCTCTTCGAGCGGCTCGGCCTGCCGAAGACGAAGCGCACCAAGACGGGCTACACCACCGACGCCGATGCGCTGGCCGACCTCGGGCGCAAGGTCGACCACCCCTTCCTGATGGGTGTGCTGGCCTTCCGCGACGCGAGCCGGCTCAAGGTCACGGTCGAGGGGCTGCTCAAGTCGGTGGCCGAGGACCAGCGGGTCCACACCACCTACCTGCAGACCATCGCCGCCACGGGGCGCCTCAGCTCCACCGACCCCAACCTGCAGAACGTCCCGATCCGCACCGAGGAGGGCCGGCGCATCCGCGAGATGTTCGTCGTCGGCGAGGGGTTCGAGTCGCTCATGTCGGTCGACTACAGCCAGATCGAGATGCGGGTGATGGCCCACCTGTCGGGGGACGCCGGCCTGATCGAGGCCTTCCGGACCGGTGAGGACCTGCACAGCTACGTCGGGGCGCGCGTCTTCGGGGTCGGCATCGAGGACGTCACCTCCGCGCAGCGCTCGAAGGTGAAGGCGATGTCCTACGGCCTGGCCTACGGTCTGTCGGCGTTCGGCCTCTCGAAGCAGCTGACCATCGGCACGGGCGAGGCCAAGGAGCTGATGGACGAGTACTTCGAGCGGTTCGGCGGGGTGCGCGACTACCTGCGAGAGCTGGTCGTCGAGGCCCGGGCGACGGGCTTCACCGCCACCATGCTCGGCCGCCGTCGCTACCTGCCCGACCTCAACTCCGACAACCGCCAGCGGCGCGAGATGGCCGAGCGGATGGCCCTCAACGCCCCGATCCAGGGGTCGGCGGCCGACATCATGAAGGTGGCGATGCTCGGTGTCCACCGTGGTCTCGTCGGCTCTGGTGCACGGTCACGGATGCTGCTGCAGGTGCACGACGAGCTGGTGCTCGAGATCGCTCCGGGGGAGCGCGACGACGTCGAGCGGCTGGTGCGGCACGAGATGGGCCAGGCCGTGACGATGGACGTGCCCCTCGACGTGAGCGTCGGCGTCGGCCGCTCCTGGCACGCAGCCGCCCACTGA
- a CDS encoding GNAT family N-acetyltransferase, which yields MARPQILVRRVTPGQHQDLVDLWVAHRAETGASPEATARMVAEGTVVSSLERPGVVALMALADSRPVGYLVLSDTTAGVFVDAHCVAVDQLFVSSTWRKHGIARHLLSAVAAHADRVGAEQIVGHVPAGQRDANRFFARLGFTPTVVRRVTTPRALHRRLAGGSEQQASLGTLEQVLRRRRSARVRAVQGTVGGL from the coding sequence TTGGCTCGACCCCAGATCCTCGTCCGCCGGGTCACCCCCGGTCAGCACCAGGACCTCGTCGACCTGTGGGTCGCCCATCGGGCCGAGACCGGCGCGAGCCCGGAGGCCACGGCGCGGATGGTGGCCGAGGGCACCGTCGTCTCGAGCCTCGAGCGCCCCGGGGTCGTCGCCCTCATGGCCCTGGCCGACTCCCGTCCGGTCGGTTACCTCGTGCTGTCCGACACGACCGCCGGGGTCTTCGTCGACGCCCACTGCGTCGCCGTGGACCAGCTCTTCGTGAGCAGCACCTGGCGCAAGCACGGCATCGCCCGGCACCTGCTCTCGGCCGTCGCCGCCCACGCCGACCGGGTGGGAGCCGAGCAGATCGTGGGTCACGTGCCGGCCGGCCAGCGCGATGCCAACCGGTTCTTCGCGCGCCTCGGCTTCACGCCGACCGTCGTGCGGCGCGTCACCACGCCGAGAGCGCTGCACCGTCGCCTCGCCGGGGGCAGCGAGCAGCAGGCGTCCCTGGGCACGCTCGAGCAGGTGCTGCGTCGGCGTCGCTCCGCCCGGGTGCGGGCCGTGCAGGGCACCGTCGGCGGGCTCTGA
- a CDS encoding response regulator — translation MTTSAAAEQGPDTVGTTDQGADDGRLRIVVAEDEALIRLDLAEMLGEGGYDVVGQASDGEQAVELTREHRPDLVIMDVKMPVLDGISAAEIIGKEQLAPVVMLTAFSQKELVERARDAGVMAYIVKPFTQADLAPAIDIARSRWTQMRALESEIADLGERLETRKAVDRAKGVLMTQLKLSEAEAFRWIQKTAMDRRLGMREVADAVITGLPKK, via the coding sequence ATGACGACGAGCGCTGCGGCGGAGCAGGGACCCGACACGGTGGGCACGACCGACCAGGGCGCGGATGACGGGCGCCTGCGCATCGTCGTCGCCGAGGACGAGGCGCTGATCCGGCTCGACCTCGCCGAGATGCTGGGCGAGGGTGGCTACGACGTGGTCGGGCAGGCCAGCGACGGTGAGCAGGCGGTCGAGCTCACCCGTGAGCACCGCCCCGACCTCGTCATCATGGACGTCAAGATGCCCGTCCTCGACGGCATCAGCGCAGCCGAGATCATCGGCAAGGAACAGCTCGCCCCGGTGGTCATGCTCACCGCCTTCAGCCAGAAGGAGCTCGTCGAGAGGGCCCGCGACGCGGGTGTCATGGCCTACATCGTCAAGCCCTTCACCCAGGCCGACCTCGCTCCGGCCATCGACATCGCCCGCTCGCGCTGGACGCAGATGAGGGCCCTCGAGAGCGAGATCGCCGACCTCGGGGAGCGCCTCGAGACGCGCAAGGCCGTCGACCGGGCCAAGGGCGTGCTGATGACGCAGCTGAAGCTGAGCGAGGCCGAGGCCTTCCGGTGGATCCAGAAGACCGCGATGGACCGTCGTCTCGGCATGCGCGAGGTGGCCGACGCCGTGATCACCGGCCTGCCGAAGAAGTAG
- the pyk gene encoding pyruvate kinase: MRRAKIVCTLGPATSSTRQVRKLVEAGMDIARLNLSHGEYAVHEEVYRAVRAASDATGRAVGVLVDLQGPKIRTGRFADGPISLAPGDPFTITILDVPGDSRRVSTTYKGMTGDVTPGDLLLIDDGKVTLRAVEVTDTDIVTETVEGGVISNNKGINLPGVAVSVPAMSDKDRADLRWALALRADMIALSFVRSADDIKEVHAIMDEVGIRLPVIAKIEKPQAVENLREIIEVFDGVMVARGDLGVELPLEDVPIVQKRAIEIARQNAKPVIVATQVLESMIENSRPTRAEASDCANAVLDGADAIMLSGETSVGAWPIQAVSTMARIIQSTEDHGLERILPLGTRPHSKGGAVTWAAVEIGELLGVTYLVTFTQSGDSALRLARIRPKIPMLAFTPLQDTRSKLALVWGIETFLVPMARHTDQMALEVDNSLLASGRAQEGDLVIIVAGSPPGIPGSTNALRVHRIGDAKNRVAPAYEDFSRVE, translated from the coding sequence ATGCGTCGCGCCAAGATCGTCTGCACCCTCGGCCCCGCCACCTCGTCCACGAGGCAGGTCCGCAAGCTCGTCGAGGCCGGCATGGACATCGCCCGCCTCAACCTCTCCCACGGTGAGTACGCCGTCCACGAGGAGGTCTACCGCGCCGTGCGCGCGGCGAGCGACGCGACCGGCCGGGCGGTCGGTGTCCTCGTCGACCTCCAGGGTCCGAAGATCCGCACGGGGCGCTTCGCCGACGGCCCCATCTCGCTGGCTCCCGGTGACCCCTTCACGATCACCATCCTCGACGTGCCCGGTGACAGCCGCCGGGTGAGCACCACCTACAAGGGCATGACGGGCGACGTCACGCCGGGCGACCTGCTGCTCATCGACGACGGCAAGGTCACCCTGCGGGCCGTCGAGGTCACCGACACCGACATCGTCACCGAGACGGTCGAGGGCGGCGTGATCTCCAACAACAAGGGCATCAACCTGCCTGGGGTCGCGGTGAGCGTGCCGGCGATGTCGGACAAGGACCGGGCTGACCTGCGCTGGGCCCTCGCGCTGCGCGCCGACATGATCGCGCTCTCGTTCGTGCGCTCCGCCGACGACATCAAGGAGGTGCACGCGATCATGGACGAGGTCGGCATCCGCCTGCCCGTCATCGCGAAGATCGAGAAGCCGCAGGCGGTCGAGAACCTCCGCGAGATCATCGAGGTCTTCGACGGCGTCATGGTGGCGCGCGGCGACCTCGGGGTCGAGCTGCCCCTCGAGGACGTCCCCATCGTGCAGAAGCGGGCGATCGAGATCGCCCGCCAGAACGCCAAGCCGGTCATCGTGGCGACGCAGGTGCTCGAGTCGATGATCGAGAACTCCCGTCCCACCCGGGCCGAGGCCAGCGACTGCGCCAACGCCGTCCTCGACGGCGCCGACGCCATCATGCTGTCCGGCGAGACCAGCGTGGGGGCGTGGCCGATCCAGGCCGTCAGCACGATGGCGCGCATCATCCAGAGCACCGAGGACCACGGCCTCGAGCGCATCCTTCCCCTCGGCACCCGTCCGCACAGCAAGGGCGGGGCCGTGACCTGGGCGGCCGTCGAGATCGGCGAGCTGCTCGGAGTCACCTACCTCGTGACCTTCACGCAGTCGGGTGACTCCGCGCTGCGCCTGGCTCGCATCCGCCCGAAGATCCCCATGCTGGCCTTCACCCCGCTGCAGGACACCCGCTCCAAGCTGGCGCTCGTCTGGGGCATCGAGACCTTCCTGGTGCCGATGGCGCGCCACACCGACCAGATGGCCCTCGAGGTCGACAACTCGCTGCTCGCCTCGGGCCGCGCGCAGGAGGGCGACCTGGTGATCATCGTGGCGGGGTCACCCCCCGGCATCCCCGGCTCGACGAACGCCCTGCGGGTGCACCGCATCGGCGACGCCAAGAACCGGGTGGCCCCGGCCTACGAGGACTTCTCGCGCGTCGAGTGA
- a CDS encoding glutamate synthase subunit beta has product MADPQGFLKVRERELPTRRPVPVRIRDWKEVYEEQELGQLQRQAGRCMDCGIPFCHNGCPLGNLIPEWNDLAWRGDWQEAIERLHATNNFPEFTGRLCPAPCETACVLGINQPAVTIKQVEVTTIEQAFQAGAVTPQPPERLSGKTVAVVGSGPAGLAVAQQLTRAGHTVAVYEREAKPGGLLRYGIPEFKMEKSVLDRRLAQMEAEGTRFRSGVAVGDEITGKQLQDRYDAVVLAVGSTVPRDLAVPGRELGGIHQAMEYLPPANLVALGESVEGQILATGKDVVIIGGGDTGADCLGTATRQGARSVTQLEIMPRPHEERPGSQPWPTYPMTYRIASAHEENGERVYAVNTEEALGDADGNVRALRLSEVELKDGRFVPVEGSGKELPAQLVLLAMGFLGPQKVGVVEQLGVELDERTNVRRDASYMTSVPGVFVAGDAGRGQSLIVWAIAEGRACAHGVDQWLMGASQLPRPIEPTDRPLSV; this is encoded by the coding sequence GTGGCTGACCCCCAGGGTTTCTTGAAGGTGCGCGAGCGCGAGCTCCCGACCCGGCGCCCCGTCCCCGTGCGGATCCGTGACTGGAAGGAGGTCTACGAGGAGCAGGAGCTGGGGCAGCTGCAGCGCCAGGCCGGTCGCTGCATGGACTGCGGCATCCCCTTCTGCCACAACGGGTGCCCGCTGGGCAACCTCATCCCGGAGTGGAACGACCTCGCCTGGCGAGGTGACTGGCAGGAGGCGATCGAGCGGCTGCACGCGACCAACAACTTCCCCGAGTTCACCGGTCGCCTCTGCCCGGCGCCCTGCGAGACCGCGTGCGTGCTGGGCATCAACCAGCCCGCCGTGACGATCAAGCAGGTCGAGGTCACCACCATCGAGCAGGCGTTCCAGGCCGGGGCCGTCACCCCGCAGCCACCGGAGCGGCTCTCGGGCAAGACCGTGGCCGTCGTGGGCTCGGGCCCGGCCGGCCTCGCGGTCGCCCAGCAGCTGACCCGCGCCGGCCACACCGTCGCCGTCTACGAGCGGGAGGCCAAGCCCGGCGGGCTGCTGCGCTACGGCATCCCGGAGTTCAAGATGGAGAAGTCGGTCCTCGACCGGCGGCTGGCCCAGATGGAGGCCGAGGGAACCCGCTTCCGCAGCGGGGTCGCGGTCGGTGACGAGATCACCGGCAAGCAGCTGCAGGACCGGTACGACGCGGTCGTGCTCGCCGTCGGCTCGACGGTGCCGCGCGACCTCGCCGTCCCCGGTCGTGAGCTGGGTGGCATTCACCAGGCGATGGAGTACCTCCCGCCCGCCAACCTCGTCGCGCTCGGCGAGAGCGTGGAGGGCCAGATCCTCGCGACCGGCAAGGACGTCGTCATCATCGGCGGCGGCGACACCGGGGCCGACTGCCTGGGCACGGCCACGCGTCAGGGTGCCCGGTCGGTGACCCAGCTCGAGATCATGCCGCGCCCGCACGAGGAGCGTCCCGGCTCGCAGCCCTGGCCGACCTACCCCATGACCTACCGGATCGCCAGCGCGCACGAGGAGAACGGCGAGCGGGTCTACGCGGTCAACACCGAGGAGGCCCTCGGCGACGCCGACGGCAACGTGCGGGCGCTGCGCCTGTCTGAGGTCGAGCTGAAGGACGGCCGGTTCGTGCCCGTCGAGGGCAGCGGGAAGGAGCTCCCGGCCCAGCTCGTCCTGCTGGCCATGGGCTTCCTCGGGCCGCAGAAGGTCGGTGTCGTCGAGCAGCTCGGGGTCGAGCTGGACGAGCGCACCAACGTGCGTCGCGACGCGTCGTACATGACCTCGGTGCCGGGGGTCTTCGTCGCGGGCGACGCCGGGCGTGGCCAGTCGCTCATCGTCTGGGCCATCGCCGAGGGTCGGGCCTGCGCCCACGGGGTCGACCAGTGGCTGATGGGTGCGAGCCAGCTGCCGCGGCCGATCGAGCCCACGGACCGGCCGCTGAGCGTCTGA